The genomic region tgaaaatttgatgtttatctgcttacccccagagcatccaagatgtaggtgtctttgtttcttcagtagaacacaaatgatgatttttaactccaaccgctgccgtctgtcagtggtataatgcaagtcagcgggaacttggactataagagtaaataaaacacaacagacaAACCCAAATTAAACcatgcggctcgtgacgacacattgatgtccttagacacgaaacgatcagtttgtgcgagaaaccgaacagtatttatataattttttacctctaatacaccactatgtccaacggcattcatcactcgattcgtttggtctgatcgcgctctgacaacggcagtgatgtctcgctctcatttaagtatatgcgcgaggggtaatttttgggtgaactatccctttaatatttttgtggaaactatacTTTTTTCCAGGAATATttgatgaataaatgtaaaaagaacaacatttatttgaaatagaaatcttttgtagtctttactgtcacatttgatcaagcatccttgctgaataaaagtattttctttaaaaaactgATTACTGAATGATATCATACTGATAAAACAGTAGTATATGGTTAGAGTATTCTGAGCACCACCAATTTTGCGGCTTTAAGGTTGATCAGACCTTTCTGCAGAGATTATTTCCAACTCTGAAATGAATTAACCAAgaattacagacaggtgtgaaGTAGGTTTCAACTGAAATTTGCTGGTCTGAACAACCCTGGAAGAttaaataatgatatttaatcTTCACAAACATTATAGATAAACTCTGAAAATAAAAACTTCCTCAACACATCAGATTACGAACAGCTGCCAAATATATAATTGTTGATGAAAGACTGCACCAGAATGCTTTATAACTGATTTAGGTTACACATAAGCAACATAtcttaaaaatacattacataataaaaaaaaaaaaaaataaaaaaataaatcagaaatgttttaacagaaaaaaaaaaaaatgtagatgtAAAATTAACATGTATGTTCTGTTGTTGTGGATAGGTACATGTTATGGCAAGACACAGAAGAGAATAAGAACAGCATTTCATTGCAatgtggaacataaaaaaaaaaaaatccttttccATTGATCAGAGATCAGTTATTATATATCAAAATCTTTGCCCAAAATATAAGGGAATCAACACAATTAGACTCTGATCAGTGTAGATGGCACCAGAATGACCTGAAAAGTCTAGCATAGATGAAGAAATccaatatattacaatataagcacacttacaagtttaaaaaatgattttctgaTTATGGGCTATCAAATTCTCACTGAAAAATCACATAGTATATATCATTTACTTTACAACACTTTTTCCAACGTTACCATTCCAGGTTTCAAAGGGTCCGCTATTTCCTGTTAACAAATGTGACTGCGTTTCTCCTTACAGCActtaattttgtaacaaaagaaacactgtttaaaaaaaaaaaccaaatagACAATGGTGCATTACATATCAATCCAAGTCATAACagaggcatatatatatatatatatatatatatatatatatatatatatatatatatatatatatatatatatatatatatatctctgcATGTCTTGATAAAGAACAAAAATATGAGTATATGTATTAGTAACAGAAGCAGTTAAACAACAGGAGAGGGCACAGCTGATTTAATCTCAATCATTAAAGACCCATGCTGCAAAAGTGAAAAATCCATCCCTCTTTAATCATGCTCGCAAGCAGCGCCATCCACGACTGGTGCATTGTGGGAAAGTCTTTCAAATGGGAACCTCAGAGTGACAGGAGCAGGTCTCAGAAGCAGCACCCTGGGCTGTTTTCATGATAAACCCACACAAACATTCATTCCCTGTCACGGCTGCAGCTGAAAGGTGCTCTTTATGGTTCACAACGCTCCTCAAGTAGGGCAACATGTTCAATAACGAAACTGTACcctgcatttcatttttttctctgaaaCCGACTCTCTTTCTTTTGAAGAGAAAAGGGAAATAAAAAGTTTACACTTACAAACTTACAATGTATTCCTGATAACTGGATTTTTACAGAAGagaatatttcaaaaaaatgaaatgaaaaagacAGAGATGCTGTGCAGGTGCCTGTAGTATGTTTAGAGTCTCTGTCTCTTGAGGCACCAGAAGAGATCCGTTCAGCACGTATGCGTGAGGCCAATTATTCAGATTTGTGACAATAAAGGTCCTTAAGCGCTTTGAGCTCCTCGATGAGCGTTTTGTTCTGATTCTCCAACACGGCCACTCTGTTTTCCAGACATTTAACGTACTCTTTCTTTTTCCTGCGGCACTCCCGTGCTGCCTCCCTGTGGTGGAAACACATTATTACAGTCAGGTTATTATAGAGGACACCAAATTAGTCACTCCAACtaaaaatacagtcaaaacCATTAAGTTAAGGTTCTAAGGGAGACAACAGCATAGAGGTGATATATAGTCATAGTAAAAgtaaaattacaagaaaaaatatctataAACAAAATCATGACACACCGATAAATCAGGCATTTTAATCAGGCATGatcagctaaaaaaaaaaaaaagaaaaaaaaaaaagaaaaaaaggaaaataatttttttcccctaaTTCAATATGACTACAATAACTGCTACACtattgttaatatatatatatatatatatatatatatatatatatatatatatatatatatatatgatttaatgcgttaattacattaattaattacGGTAAAAAcgcattaaaattattaacaaatTTAATGCACTTGCACCGCCCCAGACCTATGTAGGTCATctgacatttcatacagttgattAGTGATGAATATGATgcagggcaacaactcactACATGATGAAGCCTAGCTATATAATGTCATTCGAATGTctctaaaattcaagatatggaGGGCAAAAATGTTCCGTTTCAGTTTTTGACTCAAACGGTTATTTACATCATATGATATAGTTAAGCTATATCACACGAGTGCTGTTTTTCTATTCAGAATAGCACGAGTGCAAATGTGATACTGATTTTATAActgtacaatatatataaaaaagttcatattgtgttattttagacacaatattgtctgttttgctcaattttaccaacaaaaatataaagaaagCAGAACTAGTCTCCGAGCAATTTctgaatctgtgttttgaacaaatcgggtGAACCAATGATTCGATGAATCAATCATGAAGAGAATttacttcattcctgaatgaatcagccatttgaacaagtcgaatgaatgaatgaatcgaAAGGATGAATTACTCAATGAcgaagggccctattttaaagATCTAAGCGCATGGcacaagtgcacttagggcatgtctgaatccacttttgctagtttaaggacAGGAAAAATGGTCTGTGTACCCAGCGCATGGTctaaatgggttgtccctattctcttaatgagtaatgggtgtgttttggatgtaacgtgcaataaaccaatcagagtctcatctcccattccatTTAAAAGCCAgctgcgctcgcgccatggtggattcactatttacatggcggaatttgcaagcggaaaaactgaacgcttctctagtGAGGAAACGAATCTGCTCATGCGTGAGTTTAAGCACGCAAGCAGACCATCAACGGGACAAGCCGTATttcaccaaagcatttttatctttatgcacacaataataatcttttatattgcaatccttttatttttaatatttggcatgtttgtgtgctgctgcgtgtccctgtgtgtgtgtgtgtgtgtgtgtgtgtgtgtgtgtgtgtgtgtgtgcgtgtgtgtgtgtgtgtgtgtgtgtgtgtgtgtgtgtgtgtgtgtgtgtgtaataagcagagtgtataggcgcatattacacccgcatataggcgcatattactaacgcgctcgtaaataacaaaacaaatattgcaccattgactttagaccatgtttttgttggtcaatggcgcagtctatttcagttgcctcaaaatagtaatGCGCCAACGATGTGCCTGAACACaactcgttttcagaccagcacacccatggaCGCACAAATgggcacaaatgcatttgctatttaaacaatgtggcgCAGGACGTGAAAAAGATAACTGCAtagggctgaaactagcaaaaaccACTTGCGTCACGCCTGTCCCGCATTGCgctgggtgtatgatagggcacCTGATCATTAAGACATttaccaccacctactggtAGTTTAAGTTTCGTATTTAGAGTacagtttaattaaaaataatttaatatttccaaaaaaaaaataaaaataaaaaaaaatcattaagtatagttcacccaaaaatgaaaatgtagtcatcatttactcattttcATGGTCCaaaagtttgtgtaataaattttgttgaataaaaaaaaaaaaaaaaaaaaattctgaagctactttttgtaatgacaatttgatgctttacacaataatgatTTCAAATGATCTTTTATTCTATAATATAttatcttatattttataaatattgtaatttgttcctatttaagtatttattattgttttatcttaattttatcttatttattctagacatttttattttaaatgcatctAAATATGCAACAATACACatacctgtaaaaaaaaatttttttactgGTATCCGAGCATTATTTACagaacattatttacaaaatgaGCATGTGCAATTAATCATGCAGAAAAGTTTTTAATCATACCTGTTCTTCATTAGCCGAACCTCCCGCTTGCGAGTGGCCTCCTCAGCTCCTCCCTGACTGGGCAGTGCAGGAGACGAAGCCATGACCACACCTGGAGCAATGGTGCTAGCAGCTGCGGTGCGGATCTGATATGCCTGAACGTCTCCTGAGGCCGCTGAAAAACACAAGCAGCACAGATTTAAAGATGGCTGGTGTCCTGGACATAGATTAAGCCTATAGCCTAGATTTAATCTACCTCTGAGAAGCTAGACCAGCACACTTACTTGTCCTCTTATCTCTTATCTCTTATCTCTCTATCTGTTGCCATCTTTTATTCATGGTTGTATGTATTTGCTTAAACCTGAAATATCTTCTATTTATGCGAAATCTCACCTTGCACAACTACTTGATTACTGGGCACCAGTATCTGCTGTCCGTCGCTGGTCTGTGCATATTGCAGGATGGTGGTGCCGGGCTGAGCGCCTGCTGCGTTCGTCATGGTCAGGGTTTGTAGCCCTTGAACTCCATCTGTTCCATTATTGGCTAACTGTATCGCTCCACCCTGAGTAATAGCAACTGAGAGAAAACAAATGGCATAAGGTTGAGTTAAATGCAACCAGTATATTCATGAAGTTATCTGAAATATTGACAATGTTTGCATTTCTTTATGCATTTAGCAGGCTCAAAAAGTTACTGTTTTAAAAGTTGGAAAattgtagtagtagtagtagtgtaTTTGTACTAGAGAAGCAAACGACTTACTGTACTGCCCACTACTTGTCTGATAGATAGGCGTTGGCACGGTAACGGTTGTTATGGCTGGAGTGGAATCCTCTTCTGATTTCTCTTCTTCTATCCGCGGGACCGCTGGAGCATCGGATGAAAGGTCGTTCAGGATCTTTCTGCATTTCCAAATATCAAATCAAGCATGTGAACAATGGATCGTGAATGatctagccactttggcgggttgaattttatattcaattaaataaatacgcTGTGGGTTGCAGAGTGAAGCAGGACGCgatatttacatgtttgcaGGTTACTTGTTTCTTCCAGCGTCTCAGAGCggttcacagtaaatgctgctccacacAAACTCGAGATGTGCTCTTTCTTTGGGTTTCTAATAACATGCATTTGGGAATGGATATAAAGTCTGATCTGCTTTGTGTTTCATAGCGAAGTGTTGTACTGTTATTATTTACATGCGTGGAGCGCATCTCAGCAGCTCAGTTAACAAACTCCATCTCTGCATATGCTGTGAGTTTGGGTTGCTAATAGTGTTCTTCTGGGAACACAATGTTCACCATTTCACCAGATTTGTAACAGAAATCATTTATTAACCTATGCCAACACAGAAGAATACATCAATATGTTTCTAAATATGCAAATTGTTGTTCATCAcaatttcaaaataatagtTTAAACCCTTGCTTTGAGTTTGCATGTTTCGATGTTTTGTTCAAGAAATTACAGTCGCTGTGGCTGTATTTCTATCACAAAAGTGtggccaaatattaaagattaaatggacatttcaattaaataaTGTTGGCCAATATTAAACAAGGATTTGATGCCCTCTGCAGACATTTGTTATAACACATtatgtacttaaaggtgccatagaatgtccatttcacaagatgtaaaataagtctaaggtgtccccatgTGTCTGTgtagtttcagctcaaaataccccaaagattttgtattataccatgttttaactgcctattttgaggtgGGATGAAAAATGCGCTGATTTGGTGTGTGtacacctttaaatgctcgtgctccctgcccccaagCTCGTGACTCCATTAAACATTGCATAAATAATACAGAATTTGttcacacagcaaatataactctcaaaatagatctttacaaactgtttgtgatgcagcatatcagatcatgtaagtatggcatgtattttgtggatgtttgctaaaatttgattctgaatgagtttgacagTGTGCTGCATGGCTAAcatggctaaagctacacactcttgcgtttatgaattatacagactgtaagcgtttaaaaatgaaaataactacatggctctggtctctgtgaatacagtaagaaacaatggtaacttgaaccacatttaacagtacattagcaacatgctaacgaaacatttagaaagacaatttacaaatatcacgaAATATATCATGACATCATGGATCATGAACAGtcattatcgctccatctgccattttcgctattgtcaCTGCTTGCTTGCTTCACAATACCTGCAGAACATCTGATGATttggctgtgcagctccagacgttaatactggcttgccttaaacatgggctggtatatgcacattttgggggcgtaaataataatgatcccgactgttacataacagttggtgttatgttgggattcgcCCTTTTTTCCGTGGTGTTTTTCACGCACGAGATTTACatatgaaggaggaaacaatggtgtttgaggctcacggtatgtcatttccatgtacagaactctaattattaaactatgcaaaggtaaattcaattttcaattctatggcacctttaggTTGATTATGTTTATATTATCTATATCGcattatgtattttaacattGTTGTTCATTAAAACCACATGATTACttgctttgatattttatttgaaaccattattattgcctcattgttattatatatgcattttaagtCATTTAAAGGCTATTGTTCACTTAggtctatttttattaccacaaaaaatattatccGATTACTTCACTAATTGTCAACTGATTATTCGTTTACCAAACTAAATTTTAGTGACAGCCCTagattacttaaaatatttaaaaatgcacaGCATTTTGTGACTTTCAGTTAAACAAAAGACTATTTTTCCAGtcataatattttgttattgaagatatcttaaaaatagtgttaaaatatcaTCTTCTCATAAACCCAATATTGTGCATCATCTCATGAGCTAAGTGTattgtcacacccctaataacatgtaatttcccaacaacaaaattgtggccagtgaaaatgctgagtggccaTTAATTTTGGAAAACCACTACCTACAGTGTCTgctgagcaaaaaagttaatgttaaGCCCTGCTTAAGACAGTAATCcatttctattgtaatataactgcactgtaaaataaatgtaaattaatatttaatattaagtatataatgatttttttactaataaaatactaaaatacttTTGTTAGTAATTTTGGTCTTAAATTTCTTCATTTGCAAGAGTTAAAGTCAGGATGAAAAGGAaattgcgatagtcttttcttccctattgtgatgtatatcagAGTTAAATGGGTtcttaaacaagaaaaaaaatttaggGAGggcctccattgaaaatgtattggCTTGTTGGTTTGTTATGGTTGTCTACTGCATGCGAGTGACAACTTGTCCTGCCCTTGCACCAGCGAACACATCTttagagaagagatgtcaccgCAAGAGGGACAGGAAGTTACTTTGATTGAAGATTATAAGGgaacatgaattttaaaaaataaataatgatgtgcatggacaaatcatttataataaatgctgcaatattccataaaaaataagaatcgcccattttgagttcatggtgactttaaaccCTTGAGATGAAACTACAAATACATTCAAGTACCTGTATGATGGCCGTCTAGACAGGATCTCTCTCCTCTTCTGGGAATCTGTCACACTGTCCACTGACTCCTGAGAATCATCACTCTCAGCAATGGTTGAAATCTAAGACAAAACAGGAACCCATCAATACTGAAGCCCCATCACCCcctaaaaaaagttattatttctAATCAATCAAGTCTTCTTAGATTAACAAACAACAGGGAATAAATACTGAATTACGGTTATTTAATCCTATGTGCTACCTGCATACAATATGGAGTCTGCAAGGACAACTCACACCAGAGGTCACGGTAGACTTTCTCactgtccgtcattttgacaggcAGGGTCgtaaaaaattctgtcataatctattattattatccatcattttaattttcatattttaatgaaagTAAGATTTTAAATAGCTTTTGTTTTCgttgaaattttcatttttaatcataAACTTACAGGTCGAGCACAAGGTCTAGATAGAGAACAGACGAacatatgaatgttttttttttttttcccttagtGACAGTGGAGGCCACTAAAACACAAGCTTTTGTGCCTGAACAGGCAAATATGAACAatgcaataaattaaaaaatacaaatccAATTATAATTCCAATTCCAATAAAAAAACTAACTAAGCTAAACTCAACTGATGCTCTGTATCTGCCTTAACTCAAATCATCCTTCGGGTCCACATCGACTTAACCCTCTTGTAATGTCtcgggtcaaattgaccccaaTGCAACTTTGACATCTCTGAAAAATATGCCAATTGTAATCATTAGAAAAATTCACAAACATGCACATCTTGTGTTACAGAGTTTTCAAAATGCCTGTACAGATTTTTATCCAATCTGGGATGTCTGGGAGCATTTGACCCCCTCACAAAAACACTGCTGAAATTTACACATAACAGAAAGGGTTAAACTGGATGCTCGCCTGTGTGCAATCAAATGCATCAAGGGAGACTAACGCAGATGCAACTGTCATTAGATTTTGTGTATTTTCCTCAGACAGACGACTTCTCATGGCAGTTTTAATTTTGTTCTGGAGGCTGAACCCATGctcagtgttgccagattgggTCGACAATTTCCAGCCCAAAAGCTCTCCAAATCCTGCCCAAAACATTCACTACCAAAAGAATGCAATAGAATTCTACACAAATCAAAACAtggaaaatacagtaaaagaaaATTAGCAAATATGACAAAAACGTTTCTACTCAAACTAATTAACACATTTTACCCCTCTCACACACCAtaaaagcagaaaatgtgtcatttgtgttaaaaaaatgaaagacaATAAATATGCGCTTTGTGTTTTCCTTTAACTTCAAACAGAAGTACACGTCTTTCTTGAAGTACACATTGTAGAACATAATGCAGAACTTTGCACAGTCAAAACtaattaaagggtttgttcatccaaaaatgaaaattctgttatttattactgaccctcatgccgttccacacccgtaagacctttgttcatcttt from Megalobrama amblycephala isolate DHTTF-2021 linkage group LG7, ASM1881202v1, whole genome shotgun sequence harbors:
- the creb1a gene encoding cyclic AMP-responsive element-binding protein 1a, producing MTMEAGADVQQGGDTAVSETDTQQIATLAQVSMAAAQASATAPTVTLVQLPNGQTVQVHGVIQAAQPSVIQSPQVQTVQISTIAESDDSQESVDSVTDSQKRREILSRRPSYRKILNDLSSDAPAVPRIEEEKSEEDSTPAITTVTVPTPIYQTSSGQYIAITQGGAIQLANNGTDGVQGLQTLTMTNAAGAQPGTTILQYAQTSDGQQILVPSNQVVVQAASGDVQAYQIRTAAASTIAPGVVMASSPALPSQGGAEEATRKREVRLMKNREAARECRRKKKEYVKCLENRVAVLENQNKTLIEELKALKDLYCHKSE